In Helianthus annuus cultivar XRQ/B chromosome 3, HanXRQr2.0-SUNRISE, whole genome shotgun sequence, a single window of DNA contains:
- the LOC110929809 gene encoding serine/threonine-protein kinase EDR1, producing MEPSKGYNHVQYRHAVQSDNSESASSSSQGFLNPTNVRPTEMKPALNYSIQTGEEFSLEFMWDRVNPRTPFVPYSAGDPSHTPGYFEPKGALGVYGSGTGSQIPMVNIVQRGSNRSIDNSLSMSSITRDNSSRALDNSLSKIKILCSFGGKILPRPRDGKLRYVGGDTRIIRVKRDISWQELWHKAIELYRETSSIKYQLPGEDLDALVSVSCDEDLQNMMEECNVLGNGDASKKLRMFLFSISDLDDTQFGLVNSGADSEVQFVVAVNGLDLGSRRESSFHGLGITSLNNSNQLDVPNVDIDISKATDKLPVENENSVQLNSEGQKCNNTTDVKNHELPVKNPSQQEVEDGNVKSLKSEADDAASMEKASKNIENNNSYADNDGSGSDLIDLSYLEPPVAPPRVYHSERIPRGQVEMNRLTKSDDSSQFILTHSRSDMGPQNSISEDIPSQNDLRPISTFDKPAETSDFTANEQGDIIIDVNDRFPRDFLSGIFTRAQMSEDLHSTGVLPQDGAGLSMNIPNHEPQHWSFFQKLARGDEFPQKDVSLIDQDQRAFSSKVEEDDRSQLDSENARVVDVEEIDAPQSQHDPSQVKVSESMQFVDMVENIRKPNSEHEVDTGNVGLPSLDNLDISPLQIIRNDDLEELKELGSGTFGTVYHGKWRGTDVAIKRIKKSCFAGRSSEQERLTNEFWREADILSKLHHPNVVAFYGVVRDGPGGTLATVTEFMVDGSLRRVLLRKDRHLDHRKKLIIAMDAAFGMEYLHSKNIVHFDIKCDNLLVNMKDPSRPICKVGDFGLSKIKRNTLVSGGVRGTLPWMAPELLNGSSNKVSEKVDVFSFGIVLWEILTGEEPYANMHYGAIIGGIVNNTLRPPIPKDCDGEWRRLMEQCWAPNPMLRPSFTEITGRLRVMSHAKPKGAVAARHLIS from the exons ATGGAACCTTCAAAAGGCTACAACCATGTCCAATATCGCCACGCCGTTCAATCCGACAACAGTGAGTCCGCATCGTCTTCATCTCAGGGTTTCTTAAATCCCACCAATGTACGACCAACCGAGATGAAACCTGCGCTAAATTATTCCATCCAGACAGGTGAAGAATTTTCTCTCGAGTTTATGTGGGACCGCGTGAATCCTAGAACGCCCTTCGTTCCATACTCCGCAGGCGATCCTAGCCATACACCTGGCTACTTCGAACCAAAAGGCGCGTTAGGCGTCTATGGCTCTGGAACCGGCTCTCAAATTCCCATGGTCAACATTGTCCAAAGAGGGTCAAATCGGTCAATTGATAATTCTTTATCTATGTCATCAATAACCCGAGATAATAGTAGTCGCGCATTGGATAATTCTTTATCCAAAATCAAGATTTTATGCAGTTTTGGCGGGAAAATCTTACCGCGTCCACGTGACGGGAAACTTAGATACGTTGGCGGAGATACACGAATTATTCGTGTAAAACGGGATATTTCTTGGCAAGAATTATGGCACAAAGCGATAGAACTTTATCGTGAAACGTCTTCGATCAAATACCAGCTTCCGGGGGAGGATCTTGATGCGTTGGTATCGGTTTCGTGTGATGAAGATTTACAGAATATGATGGAGGAGTGTAACGTTCTTGGTAACGGTGACGCCTCGAAGAAGCTTAGAATGTTCTTATTTTCTATTAGTGATTTAGACGATACTCAATTTGGTTTGGTCAACTCTGGTGCGGATTCAGAGGTTCAGTTTGTGGTTGCGGTCAACGGTTTGGACCTGGGTTCGAGACGGGAGTCAAGTTTTCATGGTCTCGGGATCACGTCACTAAATAATTCGAACCAGCTCGATGTGCCCAATGTTGACATTGACATAAGTAAAGCAACCGACAAACTTCctgttgaaaatgaaaattctgTTCAATTGAACTCTGAAGGGCAGAAATGTAATAACACCACGGACGTGAAAAATCACGAGTTACCGGTAAAGAATCCAAGTCAGCAAGAGGTTGAAGACGGTAATGTTAAATCTTTAAAAAGTGAAGCGGATGATGCTGCCAGCATGGAAAAAGCTTCTAAAAATATTGAAAATAATAATTCTTATGCTGATAACGATGGATCAGGGTCGGATCTCATTGATTTGAGCTACCTTGAGCCGCCTGTGGCCCCACCACGGGTTTATCATTCCGAAAGAATTCCACGCGGGCAGGTTGAAATGAACAGGCTAACAAAGTCCGATGATTCTTCTCAGTTCATTTTAACTCATTCGCGTTCTGATATGGGCCCGCAAAATTCAATTTCCGAAGATATTCCTTCTCAAAACGATCTCCGTCCCATCTCAACTTTTGATAAACCAGCGGAAACTAGTGATTTTACTGCTAATGAGCAAGGAGACATAATAATTGATGTTAATGATCGGTTTCCGCGTGATTTTTTGTCTGGTATATTTACACGAGCGCAAATGTCTGAAGATTTACATAGTACGGGTGTCTTACCGCAAGATGGAGCGGGGCTGAGCATGAACATACCGAATCATGAACCGCAACATTGGTCTTTTTTCCAGAAATTGGCGAGAGGAGACGAGTTCCCACAAAAAGACGTTTCTCTTATCGATCAAGATCAGCGTGCGTTTTCATCTaaagttgaagaagatgatagaAGCCAGTTAGATTCCGAAAATGCACGTGTTGTTGACGTTGAAGAAATAGACGCACCTCAATCACAACATGATCCATCACAGGTTAAAGTCAGTGAAAGCATGCAGTTTGTTGATATGGTGGAAAACATTAGGAAGCCAAACTCAGAGCATGAG GTTGATACTGGGAATGTTGGGCTGCCTTCTCTTGATAATCTTGATATTAGTCCTTTGCAG ATCATAAGAAACGATGATCTTGAAGAGTTAAAGGAGCTCGGTTCTGGTACATTCGGGACAGTATACCATGGAAAATGGAGGGGAACTGATGTGGCAATTAAGCGTATAAAAAAGAGTTGTTTTGCGGGTCGATCATCTGAGCAAGAGAGATTG ACAAACGAGTTTTGGAGAGAAGCTGATATTCTCTCAAAGCTTCATCATCCAAATGTTGTGGCGTTTTATGGTGTAGTACGAGATGGACCTGGTGGGACATTAGCTACTGTCACTGAGTTCATGGTTGATGGTTCACTAAGGCGTGTTTTACTTCGCAAAGATAG GCATTTGGATCATCGTAAGAAACTTATAATTGCAATGGATGCAGCCTTTGGGATGGAATATTTACATTCTAAGAACATTGTGCATTTTGATATCAAATGTGACAATTTATTGGTCAATATGAAGGATCCTTCACGTCCTATTTGCAAG GTCGGTGATTTTGGGCTATCAAAGATCAAACGAAACACTTTAGTTTCAGGTGGCGTTCGAGGAACTTTGCCCTGGATGGCCCCTGAGCTACTTAATGGCAGCAGTAATAAAGTTTCCGAAAAg GTTGATGTGTTCTCTTTTGGAATTGTGTTATGGGAAATCCTGACTGGTGAGGAGCCATATGCAAATATGCACTATGGTGCCATTATAG GAGGCATTGTTAACAACACTTTGAGACCCCCGATTCCGAAGGACTGTGATGGTGAATGGAGAAGGCTGATGGAGCAATGTTGGGCACCAAACCCTATGCTTAGGCCATCTTTCACTGAAATTACAGGCCGGTTACGTGTTATGTCACATGCCAAACCCAAGGGGGCCGTGGCCGCAAGGCATCTTATTAGCTAA
- the LOC110929812 gene encoding peroxisomal 2,4-dienoyl-CoA reductase, which translates to MESPFKPEILKGKVALLTGGASGIGFEISTQFGKHGASIAVMGRRKTVVDSAVSSLQSLGIPAVGFAGDVRKQEDAKRVIESTVKHFGKLDILVNSAAGNFLVSPEDLSPNGFKTVMDIDSVGTFTMCHEAINYLKKGGPGRSSDDSGGIILNISATLHYTATWYQIHVAAAKAAVDAITRNLALEWGTDYDIRVNGIAPGPIGDTAGVRKLGPAEIKSGTREIMPLFKLGEKWDIAVAAVYLASDAGKFVNGTTLVVDGGQWLSGPRHMPKEEVKMLSRVVEKRARVAPTGVPSSKL; encoded by the exons ATGGAGTCGCCATTCAAGCCGGAGATTTTGAAAGGCAAAGTAGCCCTTTTGACCGGAGGAGCTTCCGGCATCGGCTTCGAGATTTCCACACAGTTCGGCAAGCATGGCGCTTCCATCGCTGTCATGGGTCGTCGCAAAACCGTCGTTGACTCTGCCGTCTCGTCGCTCCAGTCACTTGGTATTCCG GCTGTTGGCTTTGCGGGGGATGTTCGCAAGCAGGAAGATGCAAAGAGAGTAATAGAATCAACCGTTAAACACTTTGGAAAGCTCGATATTCTTGTGAACTCTGCAGCCGGGAATTTTCTGGTTTCACCCGAAGATCTATCTCCAAATGGCTTTAAAACAG TGATGGACATCGACTCGGTTGGTACGTTTACCATGTGCCATGAAGCAATCAATTATCTAAAGAAAGGAGGACCCGGAAGAAGCTCAGATGACAGTGGTGGAATAATACTGAATATCAGTGCCACCCTGCACTACACTGCTACTTGGTACCAAATTCATGTAGCTGCTGCTAAG GCAGCAGTGGATGCTATTACAAGAAATCTGGCACTGGAATGGGGAACGGATTATGATATACGCGTCAATGGGATTGCACCTGGACCGATAGGCGACACTGCTGGCGTGAGGAAACTTGGGCCAGCTGAGATAAAAAGCGGGACCAGGGAGATAATGCCGCTTTTTAAACTTGGAGAAAAGTGGGATATTGCGGTTGCAGCCGTGTATCTTGCATCAGATGCGGGTAAATTTGTGAATGGGACGACGCTTGTTGTTGATGGAGGACAGTGGTTAAGTGGTCCGCGTCATATGCCCAAGGAGGAAGTGAAAATGCTTTCTAGGGTAGTAGAAAAACGCGCTCGTGTTGCACCTACTGGGGTACCTTCTAGCAAACTCTAG
- the LOC110929811 gene encoding protein O-glucosyltransferase 1 isoform X1, producing MGGLFTRKTLCPRPRFFLVLSLFILLLVILFVVDNLATQTKTIIGHNLEPPPWHEFPAKTFENETKYARASKIIQCSYLSCRSTANNVRPTFTRHEAEQQCPEFYGWIYHDLEPWSKTRISYTTLMEAMKLASLRVVIIGGKLYVDYYYDCVLSRAMFTIWGLLQLLKRYPGSVPDVDLMFDCMDRPYVAKSDHSAMPLPIFRYCTTRHHYDIPFPDWSFWGCVRVEVNLGPWHEEFQSIKQGSQKTSWKDKLPYAYWKGNPDVNSPAREKLVLCNDTNKWGAHILRQNWRKEVVNGFKNSKLSNQCNHRYKIYAEGYAWSVSLKYILSCGSVPLIINPIYEDFFSRGLFPKENYLPIPPENICPSIKTAVEWGNSHPSEAEAIGRAVQDYMERLNMDRVYDYMYHLITEYAKLLDFKPVRPSTALEECNESLLCYADETHRGFLERSTATPSPSPPCKLPPPNVEMIKKKMEAKNIIINKTQLIF from the exons ATGGGTGGTTTGTTCACGAGAAAAACCCTTTGCCCACGCCCTCGTTTCTTCCTTGTGCTCTCATTATTTATTCTACTACTTGTTATTCTATTTGTG GTGGACAACTTAGCTACGCAGACGAAAACGATCATTGGTCATAACTTGGAACCACCTCCTTGGCATGAATTCCCTGCAAAGACTTTCGAAAACGAAACAAAGTATGCTCGAGCTTCAAAAATCATACAATGCTCATATCTCTCTTGTAGATCCACAGCCAACAATGTCCGGCCAACCTTCACACGCCACGAAGCAGAACAACAATGCCCCGAGTTTTACGGATGGATATACCACGACCTTGAACCTTGGTCAAAAACCCGGATTTCATACACCACTTTAATGGAAGCCATGAAGCTTGCTTCTTTGCGCGTAGTAATCATTGGTGGGAAACTGTATGTGGATTATTACTATGACTGCGTGCTGAGCCGCGCTATGTTTACCATTTGGGGGCTCTTGCAGCTTCTTAAGAGGTATCCAGGAAGCGTCCCGGATGTGGATTTGATGTTTGATTGCATGGACAGACCCTATGTTGCTAAAAGTGATCACTCTGCTATGCCTTTGCCGATTTTTCGCTATTGTACTACGCGTCATCATTATGACATCCCGTTTCCTGATTGGTCTTTCTGGGGTTG CGTCAGGGTAGAAGTTAACCTAGGGCCGTGGCATGAGGAATTTCAAAGCATTAAACAAGGTTCACAAAAGACGAGTTGGAAAGATAAGTTACCGTATGCATATTGGAAAGGAAACCCGGATGTTAACTCTCCGGCTCGCGAAAAATTGGTCTTATGTAACGACACAAATAAGTGGGGAGCGCATATATTGCGACAG AATTGGAGAAAGGAAGTAGTTAATGGGTTCAAGAACTCCAAATTATCTAACCAGTGCAATCATCG GTATAAGATATACGCAGAGGGGTATGCTTGGTCTGTAAGCTTAAAGTATATACTGTCATGTGGTAGTGTTCCGCTTATAATCAACCCGATATACGAGGATTTCTTCAGCCGAGGTCTTTTTCCAAAAGAAAATTATTTGCCTATCCCCCCTGAAAACATATGCCCGTCCATTAAAACTGCAGTCGAGTGGGGGAACTCACATCCGTCTgag GCGGAGGCAATAGGAAGAGCGGTGCAAGATTATATGGAACGTTTGAATATGGACCGCGTGTATGATTATATGTATCATTTGATAACTGAGTATGCTAAGCTGCTGGATTTCAAGCCAGTTCGGCCTTCAACCGCTTTAGAAGAATGTAACGAGTCTCTGCTTTGTTACGCTGATGAAACCCATCGTGGATTCCTCGAAAGGTCAACTGCAACCCCCTCACCATCACCTCCTTGCAAACTCCCTCCTCCAAATGTTGAAATGATCAAGAAAAAGATGGAAGCCAAAAACATTATTATAAATAAAACGCAACTAATATTTTAG
- the LOC110929811 gene encoding protein O-glucosyltransferase 1 isoform X2: MGGLFTRKTLCPRPRFFLVLSLFILLLVILFVVDNLATQTKTIIGHNLEPPPWHEFPAKTFENETKYARASKIIQCSYLSCRSTANNVRPTFTRHEAEQQCPEFYGWIYHDLEPWSKTRISYTTLMEAMKLASLRVVIIGGKLYVDYYYDCVLSRAMFTIWGLLQLLKRYPGSVPDVDLMFDCMDRPYVAKSDHSAMPLPIFRYCTTRHHYDIPFPDWSFWGWVEVNLGPWHEEFQSIKQGSQKTSWKDKLPYAYWKGNPDVNSPAREKLVLCNDTNKWGAHILRQNWRKEVVNGFKNSKLSNQCNHRYKIYAEGYAWSVSLKYILSCGSVPLIINPIYEDFFSRGLFPKENYLPIPPENICPSIKTAVEWGNSHPSEAEAIGRAVQDYMERLNMDRVYDYMYHLITEYAKLLDFKPVRPSTALEECNESLLCYADETHRGFLERSTATPSPSPPCKLPPPNVEMIKKKMEAKNIIINKTQLIF; encoded by the exons ATGGGTGGTTTGTTCACGAGAAAAACCCTTTGCCCACGCCCTCGTTTCTTCCTTGTGCTCTCATTATTTATTCTACTACTTGTTATTCTATTTGTG GTGGACAACTTAGCTACGCAGACGAAAACGATCATTGGTCATAACTTGGAACCACCTCCTTGGCATGAATTCCCTGCAAAGACTTTCGAAAACGAAACAAAGTATGCTCGAGCTTCAAAAATCATACAATGCTCATATCTCTCTTGTAGATCCACAGCCAACAATGTCCGGCCAACCTTCACACGCCACGAAGCAGAACAACAATGCCCCGAGTTTTACGGATGGATATACCACGACCTTGAACCTTGGTCAAAAACCCGGATTTCATACACCACTTTAATGGAAGCCATGAAGCTTGCTTCTTTGCGCGTAGTAATCATTGGTGGGAAACTGTATGTGGATTATTACTATGACTGCGTGCTGAGCCGCGCTATGTTTACCATTTGGGGGCTCTTGCAGCTTCTTAAGAGGTATCCAGGAAGCGTCCCGGATGTGGATTTGATGTTTGATTGCATGGACAGACCCTATGTTGCTAAAAGTGATCACTCTGCTATGCCTTTGCCGATTTTTCGCTATTGTACTACGCGTCATCATTATGACATCCCGTTTCCTGATTGGTCTTTCTGGGGTTG GGTAGAAGTTAACCTAGGGCCGTGGCATGAGGAATTTCAAAGCATTAAACAAGGTTCACAAAAGACGAGTTGGAAAGATAAGTTACCGTATGCATATTGGAAAGGAAACCCGGATGTTAACTCTCCGGCTCGCGAAAAATTGGTCTTATGTAACGACACAAATAAGTGGGGAGCGCATATATTGCGACAG AATTGGAGAAAGGAAGTAGTTAATGGGTTCAAGAACTCCAAATTATCTAACCAGTGCAATCATCG GTATAAGATATACGCAGAGGGGTATGCTTGGTCTGTAAGCTTAAAGTATATACTGTCATGTGGTAGTGTTCCGCTTATAATCAACCCGATATACGAGGATTTCTTCAGCCGAGGTCTTTTTCCAAAAGAAAATTATTTGCCTATCCCCCCTGAAAACATATGCCCGTCCATTAAAACTGCAGTCGAGTGGGGGAACTCACATCCGTCTgag GCGGAGGCAATAGGAAGAGCGGTGCAAGATTATATGGAACGTTTGAATATGGACCGCGTGTATGATTATATGTATCATTTGATAACTGAGTATGCTAAGCTGCTGGATTTCAAGCCAGTTCGGCCTTCAACCGCTTTAGAAGAATGTAACGAGTCTCTGCTTTGTTACGCTGATGAAACCCATCGTGGATTCCTCGAAAGGTCAACTGCAACCCCCTCACCATCACCTCCTTGCAAACTCCCTCCTCCAAATGTTGAAATGATCAAGAAAAAGATGGAAGCCAAAAACATTATTATAAATAAAACGCAACTAATATTTTAG
- the LOC110929814 gene encoding peroxisomal 2,4-dienoyl-CoA reductase encodes MESPFKPDILKGKVALLTGGASGIGFEISTHFGKHGASIAVMGRRKTVVDSAVSSLQSLGIPAVGFAGDVRKQEDAKRVIESTVKHFGKLDILVNAAAGNFLVSPEDLSPNGFRTVMDIDSVGTFTMCHEALNYLKKGGPGRSSDDSGGMILNISATLHYTASWYQIHVAAAKAAVDALTRNLALEWGTDYDIRVNGIAPGPIGDTPGMRKLGPDEIKSKTREMMPLYKLGEKWDIAVAALYLASSAGKYVNGMTLVVDGGLWLSRPRHLPKEEVKALSRVVEKRARSAPIGVPKSKL; translated from the exons ATGGAGTCGCCATTCAAGCCGGACATTCTCAAAGGCAAAGTAGCCCTGTTAACCGGAGGAGCCTCCGGCATCGGCTTCGAAATCTCCACACACTTCGGCAAGCATGGCGCTTCCATCGCCGTCATGGGCCGTCGCAAAACCGTCGTTGACTCCGCCGTCTCTTCCCTCCAGTCACTCGGTATTCCG GCTGTCGGTTTTGCGGGTGATGTTCGCAAGCAGGAAGATGCAAAGAGAGTGATAGAATCAACTGTTAAACACTTTGGAAAGCTGGATATTCTTGTGAATGCTGCAGCTGGGAATTTTCTTGTTTCGCCCGAAGATCTGTCTCCGAATGGCTTTCGAACAG TAATGGATATCGATTCGGTTGGTACGTTTACTATGTGCCATGAAGCACTTAACTATCTGAAGAAAGGAGGACCTGGAAGAAGCTCAGATGATAGTGGTGGGATGATACTGAATATCAGTGCCACCCTGCACTACACTGCTTCTTGGTATCAAATTCATGTGGCTGCTGCTAAG GCTGCAGTGGATGCTCTTACAAGAAATCTGGCACTGGAATGGGGAACGGATTACGATATACGCGTCAACGGGATTGCACCCGGACCGATAGGTGACACTCCCGGCATGAGGAAGCTCGGGCCAGACGAGATAAAAAGCAAGACCAGGGAGATGATGCCTCTTTACAAACTTGGAGAAAAATGGGATATTGCGGTTGCAGCCCTCTATCTTGCATCAAGTGCAGGTAAATACGTGAACGGGATGACCCTAGTTGTTGATGGAGGACTGTGGTTGAGCCGTCCACGTCATCTACCAAAGGAGGAAGTGAAAGCGCTTTCTAGGGTAGTAGAAAAACGCGCTCGATCTGCACCGATCGGGGTACCTAAAAGTAAACTCTAG